One segment of Thermodesulfovibrio sp. 3907-1M DNA contains the following:
- the thiD gene encoding bifunctional hydroxymethylpyrimidine kinase/phosphomethylpyrimidine kinase, protein MKTTLTIGATDPTSGAGIQMDLKVFHSLDIYGLSIITALTAQSTSEFVLTYPVPVEVIEAQFETLLKDIKPYGAKTGVLYSKETIQCVVEKIKKFNIKNLVVDPVIASTLGAKLIEPEALKTLKEELIPLSMAVTANIPEAEALTEIKIENIDDVFNALKKLYKMGTDIAIIKGGHFKEKAVDVLYDGKDFYKIGDEKYSGEFHGTGCAFSSAFLSFLCLGYEPKEAFNAAKNFIKNAIINALKLGKSMSLLKI, encoded by the coding sequence ATGAAAACAACTTTAACAATAGGAGCAACCGATCCTACATCTGGAGCAGGCATTCAGATGGATTTAAAGGTTTTTCATTCACTTGATATTTATGGATTGAGCATTATAACTGCTTTGACTGCACAGAGCACCTCAGAGTTTGTTTTAACCTACCCTGTTCCAGTAGAAGTAATAGAAGCTCAGTTTGAAACTCTTCTGAAGGACATAAAACCATATGGTGCAAAAACAGGCGTTCTTTATAGTAAAGAAACTATCCAGTGCGTTGTTGAAAAAATTAAAAAATTCAACATAAAAAATCTTGTAGTTGACCCTGTAATTGCCTCTACTCTGGGAGCTAAATTAATAGAGCCAGAGGCACTGAAGACTCTCAAAGAAGAGCTTATTCCTCTTTCAATGGCTGTTACAGCAAACATTCCAGAGGCAGAAGCACTCACAGAAATAAAGATTGAAAACATTGATGATGTTTTTAATGCTTTAAAAAAACTTTATAAAATGGGAACAGACATTGCAATAATTAAAGGAGGACATTTCAAAGAAAAGGCAGTTGATGTGCTTTATGACGGAAAAGATTTTTATAAAATAGGAGATGAAAAATACTCTGGTGAGTTTCATGGAACAGGATGTGCTTTTTCATCAGCTTTTCTTTCATTTTTGTGTCTTGGATATGAGCCAAAGGAGGCTTTTAATGCTGCGAAAAATTTTATTAAAAACGCAATTATAAATGCCCTGAAATTAGGCAAAAGCATGAGTTTATTAAAAATATAA
- the glgP gene encoding alpha-glucan family phosphorylase — MVIDEFTREARIAYFSMEIGIKPEMHTYSGGLGILAGDTLKSAADLRIPMIGVTLIHKMGYFKQELDFFGRQIEHPDPWEIEKYLTKLDVVVTVTIENKPVYVTAWLYVIESGTGGKVPVLFLDTDIPENEPEHRTLTHYLYGGDLEYRLKQEIVLGIGGIRILNELGFEIKKYHMNEGHSSFLTLELLQRFKRPIEEVWSDELVWDTEKVKDLCVFTTHTPVAAGHDRFPYEVVQRIMGEIVPLWLLKKLAGDGMLNMTLLGFNLSEFINGVSKKHEEVSEKMFPGYEIHAITNGVHSYTWVSEPFKRLYNKYLPGWANEPEIFVRAWRIPEEELWDAHMQAKKHLIDYVNRLTGANLNYDTFTIGFARRATPYKRADLLISDPHRLAMIAEGRIQIIYAGKAHPRDEGGKKLIQRIFEVKERIKDKVKIVYLPNYDMEMAMKLVAGVDIWLNNPQKPYEASGTSGMKAAHNGVPNLSVLDGWWIEGWIEGYTGWAIGSLEESSDPKRDAEDLYYKLSNEILPLFYENRHIWIKIMKNAIALNAYYFNTHRMVRFYVTEAYIR, encoded by the coding sequence ATGGTCATAGACGAGTTTACCAGAGAAGCAAGAATTGCTTACTTTTCAATGGAAATTGGAATAAAGCCAGAGATGCACACTTATAGCGGTGGACTTGGTATCTTGGCAGGCGATACTTTGAAATCAGCTGCTGACTTAAGAATTCCCATGATTGGCGTTACATTAATTCACAAAATGGGATATTTTAAACAGGAGTTAGATTTCTTTGGAAGGCAGATTGAGCATCCTGACCCATGGGAAATTGAAAAATATCTGACCAAACTTGATGTAGTGGTTACAGTAACAATAGAAAATAAGCCAGTTTATGTAACTGCATGGCTTTATGTTATAGAAAGCGGAACAGGGGGCAAAGTCCCTGTGCTTTTTCTTGATACAGATATTCCGGAAAATGAACCCGAGCATAGAACTCTCACTCATTATCTTTACGGAGGAGACTTAGAGTATCGCCTCAAACAGGAGATTGTTCTTGGCATAGGAGGAATAAGAATTCTTAATGAGCTTGGCTTTGAAATTAAAAAATATCACATGAATGAAGGTCATTCAAGCTTCCTTACACTGGAACTTCTTCAGAGATTTAAAAGACCCATTGAGGAAGTATGGTCTGATGAACTTGTATGGGATACTGAGAAGGTGAAAGATTTATGCGTTTTTACAACTCATACTCCGGTTGCTGCAGGGCATGATAGATTTCCCTATGAAGTTGTTCAAAGAATAATGGGTGAGATAGTTCCACTATGGCTTTTAAAAAAGCTTGCTGGAGATGGGATGCTAAATATGACTTTGCTTGGATTCAATCTAAGCGAGTTTATAAACGGAGTTTCCAAAAAACATGAAGAGGTCTCAGAGAAGATGTTTCCCGGTTATGAGATCCATGCAATAACTAATGGAGTCCACTCTTACACATGGGTATCAGAGCCATTTAAAAGACTTTATAATAAATACCTTCCAGGATGGGCAAATGAACCTGAAATATTTGTAAGAGCCTGGAGAATTCCAGAGGAAGAACTCTGGGATGCCCATATGCAGGCAAAAAAACATCTAATTGACTATGTAAATAGGCTCACAGGCGCAAATTTAAACTATGACACCTTTACAATAGGATTTGCAAGAAGAGCAACGCCGTATAAAAGAGCAGACTTATTGATTTCAGATCCTCATAGACTTGCAATGATTGCAGAGGGAAGAATTCAGATTATATATGCTGGCAAAGCTCATCCAAGAGATGAGGGTGGGAAAAAGCTTATTCAGAGAATTTTTGAAGTAAAAGAGAGAATAAAAGATAAAGTTAAAATAGTTTATCTGCCAAACTATGATATGGAAATGGCAATGAAACTTGTTGCAGGAGTTGATATATGGCTTAACAATCCTCAAAAGCCCTATGAAGCATCAGGAACATCGGGAATGAAAGCAGCACACAATGGTGTTCCCAATTTAAGTGTTCTTGACGGATGGTGGATTGAAGGATGGATTGAAGGTTATACTGGCTGGGCTATTGGCAGTCTTGAGGAAAGTTCAGACCCTAAAAGAGATGCAGAAGATTTATACTACAAACTTTCAAATGAAATTTTACCTTTATTTTACGAAAACAGACATATCTGGATAAAAATAATGAAGAACGCAATAGCTTTGAATGCTTATTATTTCAATACTCACAGAATGGTTAGATTTTATGTGACTGAAGCTTATATAAGGTAA
- a CDS encoding TatD family hydrolase, giving the protein MIDSHCHLEMFKEQLPDIIRRAYDAGVHTIITVASDVESLNEAVKISEQYPMVYAAVGIHPHDAKELDDKILKNIFELSRHPKVIAIGEIGLDYHYEHSPKEIQMSAFARQLEVAKDVGLPVIIHSREAFDDTVKILKEVGISKAVMHCFSGSLSQAKKTIEMGFYISISGVVTFKNAKKIKEVAQFVPDDYLMIETDAPYLAPEPMRGKRNEPAFLFYTAKALSELRGVTIEDIDRITTVNVNKLFHIGELPRGEIAYKIRDTLYLNITNRCTNVCRFCVRFHTDYVKGHNLRLEKEPSANELIEAIGDPKDYKEIVFCGYGEPFLRLSLIKEVAKWIKEHGGRVRINTNGQGNLIHERRILPELAGLIDSISISLNAQDRETYNKICNPSNPDAYDAVIEFIKEAKEFVPDVQVTVVDVKEVDIKKCEEIANSLGVRFKIRHLDQVG; this is encoded by the coding sequence ATGATTGACAGCCACTGCCATCTTGAGATGTTCAAAGAACAACTGCCGGATATAATCCGTCGTGCCTATGATGCAGGTGTTCATACAATTATCACTGTTGCCTCTGATGTGGAAAGCCTTAATGAGGCTGTAAAAATTTCAGAGCAGTATCCTATGGTTTATGCAGCAGTGGGAATTCATCCCCATGATGCAAAGGAGCTTGATGACAAAATTTTAAAAAATATCTTTGAACTGAGCAGACATCCTAAGGTTATTGCCATAGGAGAGATAGGTCTTGATTATCACTATGAGCATTCCCCAAAAGAGATTCAAATGTCTGCATTTGCTCGTCAGCTTGAAGTTGCAAAGGATGTTGGACTACCTGTAATCATCCATTCAAGAGAAGCCTTTGATGATACTGTAAAAATTTTGAAAGAGGTAGGCATTAGCAAAGCAGTTATGCATTGTTTCAGTGGCAGTCTTTCTCAGGCAAAAAAAACCATTGAAATGGGATTTTACATATCAATCTCTGGAGTTGTTACATTTAAAAATGCAAAAAAGATTAAAGAGGTTGCTCAGTTTGTTCCTGATGATTACTTAATGATTGAGACAGATGCACCCTATCTTGCTCCTGAACCAATGCGTGGAAAAAGAAATGAACCTGCTTTTTTATTTTACACAGCAAAGGCTCTGTCAGAATTAAGAGGAGTAACTATTGAAGACATTGACAGAATAACAACTGTAAATGTGAACAAACTTTTTCACATTGGAGAGCTTCCAAGAGGCGAAATCGCATACAAAATCAGAGATACTCTTTATCTAAACATAACAAACAGGTGCACAAATGTATGCAGATTTTGCGTAAGATTTCATACTGACTATGTAAAAGGACACAATCTAAGGCTTGAAAAAGAGCCTTCAGCAAATGAACTAATTGAAGCGATAGGAGACCCGAAGGATTATAAAGAAATCGTTTTTTGTGGATACGGTGAGCCATTTTTGAGACTCTCTCTTATTAAAGAAGTTGCAAAATGGATAAAAGAGCATGGTGGCAGAGTAAGAATAAATACAAATGGACAGGGTAATTTAATTCACGAAAGAAGAATTCTTCCAGAACTTGCAGGACTTATTGATTCAATTTCCATAAGCCTCAATGCACAGGATAGAGAAACTTATAACAAAATATGTAATCCTTCAAATCCTGATGCTTATGATGCTGTCATTGAATTTATAAAAGAGGCTAAAGAATTTGTTCCAGATGTGCAGGTAACAGTTGTTGATGTTAAAGAAGTTGATATTAAAAAATGTGAAGAGATTGCAAATTCCTTAGGTGTTAGGTTTAAAATAAGGCATCTTGATCAGGTTGGATAA
- a CDS encoding prepilin peptidase, protein MEILIFIVGLVVGSFLNVCIYRIPRKLSIIKPASCCPSCGNSIKPWHNIPVLSFFLLKGKCAYCGAKISLRYPVVELLNGILYVLAYINFAFPLLPFVLIFISSLIVISFIDFDFQIIPDQISIPLIFLGFILSFLPNNSSYLAQGIKDSLLGVFVGGGSLLIVSIISKGGMGGGDVKLNAAVGAFLGWKSALLTIFIGSLAGSIVGIVILKKTGNRKIPFGPFLSLGALICLFFGQRLLNWYYLI, encoded by the coding sequence GTGGAAATTCTGATATTTATTGTTGGTCTCGTTGTAGGCTCTTTTCTTAATGTGTGTATCTATAGAATACCAAGAAAATTATCAATAATTAAACCTGCATCATGCTGCCCTTCCTGTGGTAATTCAATTAAACCGTGGCATAATATTCCTGTTTTAAGTTTTTTTCTCCTCAAGGGTAAATGTGCATACTGTGGAGCAAAAATTTCTTTAAGATATCCAGTTGTTGAATTATTGAATGGCATTCTTTATGTTTTAGCGTATATAAATTTTGCTTTTCCGCTTTTGCCTTTTGTTTTAATTTTTATCTCAAGCCTTATAGTTATCTCCTTTATTGACTTTGATTTTCAAATTATTCCTGACCAGATTTCAATTCCTTTGATTTTTTTAGGTTTTATCCTATCTTTTTTGCCCAACAACTCATCATACTTAGCTCAGGGCATTAAAGATTCTCTTCTTGGTGTATTTGTTGGGGGAGGAAGTCTTTTAATCGTCTCTATTATAAGTAAAGGAGGGATGGGTGGAGGAGACGTGAAACTCAATGCTGCAGTGGGAGCATTTCTTGGATGGAAATCAGCATTGCTTACAATTTTTATTGGAAGCCTTGCAGGCTCGATAGTTGGTATTGTAATCTTGAAAAAGACAGGAAATAGAAAGATTCCCTTTGGACCTTTTCTTTCCCTTGGTGCATTGATATGTCTGTTTTTTGGTCAAAGGCTTCTTAATTGGTATTACCTTATATAA
- a CDS encoding 2,3-bisphosphoglycerate-independent phosphoglycerate mutase, which translates to MDISSLVQRNNTKIVFIILDGVGGLPVNGKTELEAANKPNLDALSRISACGLHIPVAHGITPGSGPGHFGVFGYDPIKYEIGRGVLEALGVGIELKKTDVALRCNYATIKNGIIIDRRAGRIPTEKNVELTERLSNQIKEIDGVKIILKPGKEHRFCLVLRFPENITEKEAVVTDTDPQKEGKPPAEPVPLNEESRKVAEVAKKFIEKAEEFLKNEERANYVLLRGFSALPHIPTFEEKYGLKACSIAVYPMYRGITRLLGMETIPVEGDIKEEVELLKKVYKDYDFLFVHIKKVDSFGEDGNFEGKVKKIEEFDSFLPEIISLNPDTLVITGDHSTPSLLKAHSWHPVPLLINSPYVFGGLVNAFTERECLKGELGIIPATAIMPLVLANTLRLKKFGA; encoded by the coding sequence ATGGATATATCATCTTTAGTGCAAAGGAATAACACAAAAATAGTTTTTATAATCCTTGACGGAGTTGGGGGTCTTCCTGTAAATGGAAAAACAGAGCTTGAGGCAGCAAATAAACCAAATCTTGATGCTCTTTCAAGAATCTCAGCCTGCGGGCTTCACATTCCTGTAGCTCATGGAATAACGCCTGGAAGCGGACCCGGGCATTTTGGAGTTTTTGGATATGATCCCATTAAGTATGAGATTGGAAGAGGTGTTCTTGAAGCACTGGGAGTTGGTATAGAGCTTAAAAAAACTGATGTTGCCTTAAGATGTAATTACGCTACTATTAAAAATGGCATAATTATCGATAGAAGAGCAGGGAGAATTCCCACAGAGAAAAATGTAGAACTCACTGAGAGACTATCAAATCAGATAAAAGAAATTGATGGAGTAAAGATTATTTTAAAACCAGGCAAGGAACACAGATTTTGTCTTGTATTGCGTTTTCCAGAAAATATAACTGAAAAAGAAGCAGTGGTTACGGATACGGATCCACAGAAGGAGGGAAAACCACCGGCAGAACCAGTGCCTTTAAATGAAGAATCAAGAAAAGTGGCAGAGGTTGCGAAGAAATTTATTGAAAAGGCAGAAGAATTCCTAAAAAATGAAGAAAGGGCAAACTATGTTTTGTTGAGAGGTTTTTCTGCTCTGCCTCATATTCCTACTTTTGAAGAAAAATACGGACTTAAAGCATGCTCCATAGCAGTATATCCCATGTATCGCGGAATTACAAGACTTCTCGGAATGGAAACAATCCCTGTAGAAGGTGACATTAAGGAAGAGGTGGAATTATTAAAAAAAGTTTATAAAGATTACGACTTTCTTTTTGTTCACATTAAAAAAGTTGATTCCTTCGGTGAAGACGGAAACTTTGAGGGTAAAGTAAAGAAAATTGAAGAGTTTGATAGTTTTCTGCCTGAGATCATCTCACTAAATCCTGATACACTGGTTATTACAGGGGATCACAGCACCCCAAGTCTGCTTAAAGCTCATAGCTGGCATCCTGTTCCTTTGTTGATAAACTCTCCCTATGTTTTTGGAGGATTGGTGAACGCATTTACAGAAAGAGAATGTCTTAAAGGTGAGCTTGGAATAATTCCAGCTACGGCAATTATGCCTCTGGTTCTTGCAAATACTTTGAGGTTGAAGAAGTTCGGAGCATGA
- a CDS encoding amidohydrolase family protein → MQIIDFHTHAFPDEIAERAIKKLEEKSQVKACLNGTLDGLLRSMDKNGVTKSVLCNIATRPEQFNSIFKWSDKIRSERIIPLPSVHPEDKEIKEHIKLIKKEGFYGIKMHPFYQDFAIDDERVYPIYEALIENDLLIVMHCGYDIAFPEWDIASAERIMNVINRFPELKFIATHLGAWKQWDDVERLMIGKPVYLEISFAFGWMPDEKIKELIIKHPSDYILFGTDSPWADQGKEIENLKKLGLAQEILEKIFHLNAENLLR, encoded by the coding sequence ATGCAAATTATTGATTTTCATACTCATGCATTTCCCGATGAAATTGCAGAAAGAGCAATAAAAAAACTGGAAGAAAAAAGTCAGGTCAAAGCCTGTCTTAATGGAACTCTGGATGGGCTCCTTCGTTCAATGGATAAAAATGGGGTGACAAAATCTGTGCTATGTAACATTGCTACAAGACCAGAACAGTTTAACTCAATTTTCAAATGGAGTGATAAAATTCGCTCTGAAAGAATTATTCCTCTGCCCTCTGTTCATCCTGAAGATAAAGAGATTAAAGAGCATATTAAACTAATTAAAAAAGAGGGCTTTTATGGAATAAAAATGCATCCCTTTTATCAGGATTTTGCCATTGATGATGAAAGAGTTTATCCCATTTACGAAGCATTAATTGAAAACGATTTATTGATTGTAATGCACTGCGGTTATGACATAGCATTTCCTGAGTGGGATATTGCTTCTGCAGAAAGAATAATGAATGTGATAAACAGGTTTCCTGAACTGAAGTTTATTGCCACGCATCTTGGAGCATGGAAACAGTGGGACGACGTTGAAAGGTTAATGATTGGAAAGCCAGTCTACTTGGAGATATCCTTTGCCTTTGGATGGATGCCTGATGAAAAGATCAAGGAACTCATTATTAAGCATCCTTCAGATTATATTCTTTTTGGAACAGATTCTCCATGGGCAGATCAGGGCAAAGAAATAGAAAATCTTAAAAAACTTGGTCTTGCTCAGGAAATTTTAGAAAAAATCTTCCATCTTAATGCGGAAAATCTGCTCAGATGA
- a CDS encoding phosphoribosylaminoimidazolesuccinocarboxamide synthase, with protein MENIVLETNLEGVKFLRRGKVRDIYEIDDYLLIVATDRVSAFDVVLPTGIPGKGKVLTQISLFWFNKVKDIVENHIISADVSEFPEPLKKYRGVLEGRSMLVKKAKPLAVECIVRGYITGSGWKDYQKTGMVCGIKLPEGLIESQKLPEPLYTPSTKAEKGHDINISFDETVKILGEETARKIKELSIAIYKRASEIAEKKGIIIADTKMEFGFYGDSLILIDELLTPDSSRFWSIKDYVPGKPQDSYDKQIVRDYLISIKWDKKPPAPELPEEIVKKTAERYEEIFRILTS; from the coding sequence ATGGAAAATATTGTTCTTGAAACAAATCTTGAAGGTGTAAAATTTCTTCGCAGAGGAAAAGTGAGAGACATTTATGAGATTGATGATTATTTACTTATTGTAGCAACAGATAGAGTATCTGCTTTTGATGTGGTTCTTCCAACAGGAATTCCCGGTAAGGGAAAGGTTTTAACACAGATTTCTTTATTCTGGTTCAATAAGGTAAAAGATATTGTTGAAAATCATATTATTTCAGCTGATGTTTCCGAGTTTCCAGAGCCTCTTAAAAAATACAGAGGTGTTTTGGAGGGAAGAAGCATGCTTGTAAAAAAAGCTAAGCCTCTTGCTGTGGAATGCATTGTTCGGGGATATATAACTGGCTCAGGATGGAAGGATTACCAAAAAACAGGCATGGTTTGCGGAATTAAACTTCCTGAGGGACTTATTGAGTCCCAAAAACTTCCAGAGCCTCTTTACACACCGAGCACAAAGGCTGAAAAGGGACATGATATAAATATAAGTTTTGATGAAACCGTCAAGATTCTTGGTGAAGAAACAGCAAGAAAAATAAAAGAACTTTCTATAGCAATCTACAAAAGAGCATCAGAGATTGCTGAAAAAAAGGGAATTATAATTGCTGACACAAAAATGGAGTTTGGATTTTATGGTGATAGCCTTATACTTATTGATGAACTCTTAACCCCTGATTCATCAAGGTTCTGGTCAATTAAGGATTATGTTCCGGGAAAACCGCAGGACAGCTATGACAAGCAGATCGTAAGGGATTATCTTATCTCAATAAAATGGGATAAAAAACCACCGGCCCCAGAATTACCAGAGGAAATTGTAAAGAAAACTGCTGAAAGATATGAAGAGATATTCAGGATTCTAACTTCCTGA
- a CDS encoding YihY/virulence factor BrkB family protein → MIVKLSKAFISALKEFYKDEGIFLSSSLAFFSILSIIPLTMFIVNVLVNILQEERVVRFVYSKLITFFPAIELHMIKELRKILASKEVSSVSLILYGVFSLQLFTAIEFSLNKIFKTPKKRHFIMSLLMSFFIILLITVTVAASFALTYLIKVFHPLGFSELNIMLVFFLKYILPFVLMFVIATLLYKILPSKKIKLSSIFTGAAITTVLIEIAKHVFSFYVVKIVKINTLYGSVSTFLAFVMWLFYGWAVFLYGAELIKNLEKK, encoded by the coding sequence ATGATTGTAAAACTCTCTAAGGCTTTTATTTCAGCTTTAAAAGAATTTTATAAAGATGAAGGAATTTTTCTGAGTTCTTCCCTTGCATTCTTTTCAATTCTTTCAATAATTCCTCTAACTATGTTTATTGTCAATGTTCTGGTTAACATATTGCAGGAGGAAAGAGTTGTAAGATTTGTATATTCAAAGTTAATCACATTTTTTCCTGCAATAGAATTGCACATGATTAAGGAGTTAAGAAAAATTTTAGCCTCAAAAGAAGTAAGCAGTGTTTCTCTTATTCTTTATGGTGTTTTCTCTTTACAGCTTTTCACAGCCATTGAGTTTTCTCTGAACAAAATTTTTAAAACTCCAAAGAAAAGACATTTCATAATGTCTCTTTTAATGTCTTTTTTTATAATTCTGCTTATAACAGTAACTGTGGCAGCTTCATTTGCCCTTACCTATCTTATAAAAGTTTTCCATCCTTTAGGGTTTTCTGAGTTGAACATAATGCTTGTTTTTTTCCTGAAATACATTCTTCCTTTTGTATTAATGTTTGTTATAGCTACATTGCTTTACAAAATTTTACCGAGCAAAAAAATCAAGCTTAGTTCAATTTTTACAGGAGCTGCGATCACGACAGTATTAATAGAGATTGCCAAACATGTTTTTTCATTTTATGTGGTAAAAATAGTTAAAATAAACACTCTTTATGGCTCTGTATCAACCTTTCTCGCTTTTGTCATGTGGCTGTTTTATGGATGGGCAGTTTTTCTTTATGGAGCAGAATTAATAAAAAATTTAGAAAAAAAATGA